A stretch of Salminus brasiliensis unplaced genomic scaffold, fSalBra1.hap2 scaffold_147, whole genome shotgun sequence DNA encodes these proteins:
- the LOC140548865 gene encoding nuclear receptor subfamily 2 group F member 6-like: MAMVRGGWGDPNGNSNGLSYLRGDEDEGSPQGGGSEAEEDERGCVVDCVVCGDKSSGKHYGVFTCEGCKSFFKRSIRRSLNYTCRSNQDCQIDQHHRNQCQYCRLKKCFRVGMRKEAVQRGRITPAHAALSPSIPPVCVSSAGGVSEFYNGQPVSQLISQLLQAEPYPNSRYSQQGNGAPIGIDNICELAARLLFSIIEWTRNIPHYPDLAVAEQVALLRLSWSELFILNAAQSCLPLHTAPLLAAAGFHSSDMTPDQVVVFMDQVRVLQEQVQKLIRLQVDAAEFSCLKALALFSPDASGLADAAQVESLQEKVQVALTEYERGQYPGQPQRFGRLLLRLPALRAVPATLITQLFFQRLVGKTPIETLIRDMQLSGSGISWPYAAGQ, translated from the exons ATGGCCATGGTGAGGGGGGGGTGGGGCGATCCAAATGGGAATTCTAATGGACTGAGTTATCTGAGGGGCGATGAGGACGAGGGGTCTCCACAGGGAGGCGGCAGCGAGGCGGAGGAGGACGAGCGGGGCTGTGTGGTGGACTGTGTGGTGTGTGGCGATAAATCCAGCGGGAAGCATTACGGAGTGTTCACCTGCGAGGGCTGCAAGAGTTTCTTTAAGAGGAGCATTCGCCGCAGCCTGAACTACACCTGCAG ATCTAATCAAGACTGCCAGATCGACCAGCACCACAGAAACCAGTGTCAGTACTGCCGATTAAAGAAGTGTTTCCGGGTGGGAATGCGTAAAGAAG CTGTTCAGCGCGGGCGGATCACACCAGCCCATGCTGCGCTCAGTCCGTCCATCCCACccgtgtgtgtgagcagtgcgGGCGGTGTGAGTGAGTTTTATAATGGTCAGCCTGTTTCCCAGCTCATCTCTCAGCTCCTCCAGGCCGAGCCATATCCGAACAGCCGCTATAGCCAGCAGGGAAACGGCGCCCCAATAGGTATCGATAATATATGCGAGCTGGCAGCCCGGCTGCTGTTCAGCATCATCGAATGGACTCGAAACATCCCACATTACCCTGACCTGGCTGTGGCCGAGCAGGTGGCGCTGTTGCGCCTAAGTTGGagtgaattatttattttaaatgcagCGCAGTCCTGCCTGCCGCTGCACACGGCGCCCCTGCTGGCCGCCGCCGGATTTCACTCCTCTGACATGACCCCTGACCAGGTGGTGGTCTTCATGGACCAGGTGCGTGTGCTTCAGGAGCAGGTGCAGAAGCTGATTCGCCTGCAGGTCGACGCGGCAGAGTTCAGCTGCCTGAAAGCCCTTGCGCTCTTTTCACCAG ATGCGAGTGGTCTGGCAGACGCTGCTCAGGTGGAGAGTCTACAGGAGAAAGTTCAGGTGGCATTGACGGAGTATGAGCGTGGTCAGTATCCGGGTCAGCCACAGCGGTTCGGGCGGTTATTACTGCGCCTGCCCGCGCTCCGAGCCGTTCCCGCCACCCTCATCACTCAGCTCTTCTTCCAGCGACTGGTGGGGAAGACCCCCATAGAGACCCTTATCAGAGACATGCAGCTGAGCGGCAGCGGCATCAGCTGGCCGTACGCCGCGGGGCAGTGA